TCAGCATTTTTCCACTTGATATGAATATTGCGGACCATGCAGTGGAAATACGTGCACAGCACCATTTCAAAACACCAGATGCCGTCCAACTTGGTACAGCCGTTGCCTGTGGTGCGGATTACATCATAACCAATGACAGGACTTGGCGGAGGTTTAAAGAGATACGAATTGTAATGGTCGGGGATCTGTAATTGCTTCTATCACCTCAAGTCTGGATATCTTGTGAGTCACACCTCTAGGCGATTCACGAAACAGCCAACGTGGAGGTAAAGAATCCCACTGGATCGGATACACTGATCAAGCCGCACAGGATGAAGGGCCATGGCTGAAGATTTAGAGCTTGACAGCACCCAGTCAACCGGGGAGGAGATCGCCAACAGCGTGAGCCATGGCATTGGTTTGCTGGCAGCGCTTGCAGCAGTACCCGTCCTCATAATTGCTGCGGTAAAGTGGTACGATGTGACAGCAATTGTTGGCGCCAGTGTTTTCGGGGTGACCATGGTGCTGCTCTATCTGACCTCTACACTTTACCATGCCCTGCCCAGCAGCAAAGCCAAACGAGTCTTGCAGGTTCTGGATCACGCGGCCATATTTCTTTTGATCGCAGGCACTTACACCCCATTCACCTTTGGCGTTCTGCAGGGTGCCTGGGGCTGGACCCTGTTTGGCCTGGTGTGGGGTTTTGCCTGCATCGGCATTGTGCTGAAGGCCTTGGGCGGGGTCCGCTATCAAGCACTATCAACCTGCCTTTACCTGGCCATGGGCTGGCTCATCCTGATTGCCATTGCACCCCTGTGGCACAATATGCCAGGGTGGGGTCTGTTCTGGCTGCTGTGCGGTGGCATTTCCTACACAGTTGGGGTGGTGTTCTTTGTGGCGGAGCGGGTGCCTTACTTTCATTTCATCTGGCACCTCTTCGTAGTTATTGGTACTGCCTGTCATTTTATCGCGGTTATGTGGTATGCTGCTGCCTGAGCAATTTCTGGAGTAGCAGGCAACAACCAAACAGATGAAAGGAGGGCTTATGCGAATTAGAATAGTTTTTCTGTTACCCCTTGTACTTTGCCTGTTGTTCACAACAGCTGCTCTTGCTGGACCGAATATGAGAGATGGCCTGTGGCAGATCACCACCAAAATGGAAATGCCCGGCATGCCGGGACAGATGCCTCCCATGACATCCAGGCACTGCTTGACCAGCGAGGATATAGTGCCCCAGAAGCCAGAACCAGGGCAGCAGTGCAAGATCACCAGTACCAGGATATCCGGA
The window above is part of the Deltaproteobacteria bacterium genome. Proteins encoded here:
- a CDS encoding hemolysin III family protein, encoding MAEDLELDSTQSTGEEIANSVSHGIGLLAALAAVPVLIIAAVKWYDVTAIVGASVFGVTMVLLYLTSTLYHALPSSKAKRVLQVLDHAAIFLLIAGTYTPFTFGVLQGAWGWTLFGLVWGFACIGIVLKALGGVRYQALSTCLYLAMGWLILIAIAPLWHNMPGWGLFWLLCGGISYTVGVVFFVAERVPYFHFIWHLFVVIGTACHFIAVMWYAAA
- a CDS encoding DUF3617 family protein → MRIRIVFLLPLVLCLLFTTAALAGPNMRDGLWQITTKMEMPGMPGQMPPMTSRHCLTSEDIVPQKPEPGQQCKITSTRISGNTVSWVMQCSTNEGTMTSNGEVTYKGDTFDGVIKTTMKQSSQAPMNMTMHISGRRVGDCSK